The Nitrospinota bacterium genome contains the following window.
TTAAGGCACCAAATTCATAGGGAATCGCATATCCTACAGTATCTGGAATATTGACAGTACCCGCCCCAGCATCGATAACTGATTCTACTATCTTACACAAAAAATCTAAATCGCTTCTTGCCGCATCCTCAGTAGAAAACTCGACATCATTAGTTAGGGTCTTGGCATAACCAACAGCTTCAACAGCCTCTTTAAGAACCTCTTCCCTCGTCTTTTTTAATTTGTATTCGAGATGGATATCTGATGTGGCTACAAAGGTATGTATCCGAGCTCTTTCAGCATATTGAAGGGCTTCCCATGCTCTGTCGATATCCTTTTTCTTTACTCGACACAAACCAGCAATTATGGGACCCTTTACTGTCTTTGAGACCTCCCTTACCGCTTCAAAATCTCCCTCTGAAGCGATAGGAAACCCTGCCTCAATAATATCAACTTTTAATTTTGCCAGCTGTAAGGCTAGATTAATCTTTTCATCTATATTCATACTAAATCCTGGTGCCTGTTCTCCATCTCTTAAAGTCGTGTCAAAAATATATATCTTGTCACTCATATTATTTCCTCCTGTAATTTATTTTTTTATCCTACAGTAACAAACTGTTTGTTAAATTATTAAGCTTTGAAAAAAAAGCCCTCATCCTAAATCCTGATAGATAATTGATAGGGACGAGAGCCTATTTTTTCTTGGTAGCAGTCTACTTCACCGAGTTAAAAAATTAAATATGCCCTCCTTTAGGGGGCAAATTCAATTGAAGAAGCATTTTTACTCTCAGCTACCATCAGCTCTCAGAATATAAGCAATATATTGAATTATTATTCTCTTAAATCAGCCCCTTTGTAAATTGTACTAATGATTTCTGGTTTTATCTTTTACTTCAACCATCGACTCAGATTTTCTGGAGGCTAAAACACTCTCCAGAGGACCCGATAAAACATATAAAAAGAATATGAAAAAGATCATGACCTCAGGGATGGTCACTATAATATAGATAAATAAGATAGTGAATATTAAAATCCCAAATGACCTTCTCTTTCTCAGCTCAAAATACTTAAAGCTTCTGTATTTTATATTACTTACCATCAAAAATGAAAGAAGATAAACAAACATCGCTATCACTACTGGATTAATCTTGCTAAACAAGATAGAATCATAGCTTAGAATCACATAAGATGCGACCACTCCAGCTGAAGCAGGGATAGGAAGGCCAATAAACTTATAACTTTTTTCTTCGGATAGTTGCACATTAAACCTTGCCAGCCTCAAAGCCCCACAGATTATAAATAAGAATACTGCTAACCATCCAATCCTTCCAAAGGGTCTTAATACCCACAAATAGAGCAGTAACCCTGGTGCCAAGCCAAAAGAAATAATATCTGCTAAAGAATCATATTCTATACCAAAGTCGCTTGTGGCCTTTGTCATCCTAGCGATTCTTCCATCCAAACCGTCAAAAACTATAGCAATCAAAATTGCAACAGCGGATTTATAATAATCAACATTAATTGCAGCAATAATCGCATAAAACCCACAAAATATATTTCCAGTTGTAAAGAGGCTTGGTAATATTTTTACCCCGGTTTTCATATGTTAAAACTCCTCTAAATTTAATCTACCAATGATAGTTTCCCCGCCTCTAACTCTATCACCTAACCTTACCATAACCTCTGTATCTAAAGGTAACAAAATATCTACACGAGAACCAAATCTTATAAATCCTAATCGCTGGCCTCTATCAAGATAGTCTCCTTCTTTGACCCAGCATACGACCCTCCTCGCAATTACCCCTGCTATCTGTCGAACTAAAATAGTCAGATCTCTGTAGCTGATCAAAATAGAGTTATGTTCGTTTAGAAAAGAAGCCTTTTCTCGAAAGGCAGGGAAAAAACTTCCCTTCGAATATTCCATCTTTTTAACAACCCCTAAATAAGGAGCTCTATTGATATGGACATTAAATATCGAAAGAAATATACTTATAGATATCATTTCTCTCTTCAAATACATCTCTTCTCTAATCTTTTTTATATCTACAATCTTTCCATCTGCCGGGGAGAGGATTGTTCCTTTTCCATCAGGAATTATCCTCCTAGGGTTTCTAAAAAAGAAGAGGACAAAAAGGGCCAAGAAAAAGAGTGTTATTGAAATGAAAATAAGCCCCAATAGATATAGAAAAATTGATAGGGAAAAAATAATTAGGGCTAAATAAAAACCCTCTTTAATTATGGGAAAATCCCTTTCCTTCATGAGACGCGTTCCTTGATTTTTGCCATAAAACTATTGTCATCAAAACATAAGATTTAAAATATAACTAAGGAGTATTCAAAACCTTACTCCCTCTGGAAATCGCTATCTTTCCAGTTTTCACAATCTCTTTTATCCCCATTGGTTTCATTAAATCGATTATTGCCTGAATCTTATCTTCGTCCCCAGTAACCTCTATGGTATACGTGTCTGAGTTGACATCAACAATGTTTCCGCGAAAAATATCAGTAATCCTTAAAAGCTCTGCCCTCACTGAGGATTTGGCATTCACCTTAATTAATACCAACTCCCTATCAACATACTTTTCCTCACTCAGATCAATAACTCTAATAACATCAATCAACTTATTAAGTTGCTTCATTATCTGTTCTATGATATGTTCATTTCCTTTTGTAACGATAGTCATCCTTGATACTGTAGGATCAAGGGTTTCGGCTACAGAAAGGCTGTCAATATTATATCCTCTACCGCTAAATAGTCCTGCAATACGTGACAATACACCAAACCTGTTTTCGACTAAAACCCCAATCGTATAACATTTTTCATCAGTATTCTTTTCACGATTCTTATTTTTCATCGATATTTAATTTCCTATGCTAATAACATATCTTTTATAGATTTACCTGATGGGACCATGGGATAGACATTCTCTTCTCTTTCTACAATAAAATCCATCACTACCGGTTTAGGAGTAGCAATAGC
Protein-coding sequences here:
- the pssA gene encoding CDP-diacylglycerol--serine O-phosphatidyltransferase, which produces MKTGVKILPSLFTTGNIFCGFYAIIAAINVDYYKSAVAILIAIVFDGLDGRIARMTKATSDFGIEYDSLADIISFGLAPGLLLYLWVLRPFGRIGWLAVFLFIICGALRLARFNVQLSEEKSYKFIGLPIPASAGVVASYVILSYDSILFSKINPVVIAMFVYLLSFLMVSNIKYRSFKYFELRKRRSFGILIFTILFIYIIVTIPEVMIFFIFFLYVLSGPLESVLASRKSESMVEVKDKTRNH
- a CDS encoding phosphatidylserine decarboxylase family protein: MKERDFPIIKEGFYLALIIFSLSIFLYLLGLIFISITLFFLALFVLFFFRNPRRIIPDGKGTILSPADGKIVDIKKIREEMYLKREMISISIFLSIFNVHINRAPYLGVVKKMEYSKGSFFPAFREKASFLNEHNSILISYRDLTILVRQIAGVIARRVVCWVKEGDYLDRGQRLGFIRFGSRVDILLPLDTEVMVRLGDRVRGGETIIGRLNLEEF
- the ilvN gene encoding acetolactate synthase small subunit, yielding MKNKNREKNTDEKCYTIGVLVENRFGVLSRIAGLFSGRGYNIDSLSVAETLDPTVSRMTIVTKGNEHIIEQIMKQLNKLIDVIRVIDLSEEKYVDRELVLIKVNAKSSVRAELLRITDIFRGNIVDVNSDTYTIEVTGDEDKIQAIIDLMKPMGIKEIVKTGKIAISRGSKVLNTP